In Gimesia benthica, a single window of DNA contains:
- a CDS encoding DNA methyltransferase, with amino-acid sequence MSTSDPKPAKKKRTRTLPPPYNSLDGKRWIQNSISVWSDIRKSTEEGRLKHPAIFPEMLVERLIETFLPLDGDVILDPFAGSGSTVITAEKMGKTGVGVELSAEYAEIAARRLAELSELTDEPGDGETVSTRSRIHRGSALNLTDYVTPGSVDLCITSPPYWDVLNQRRSADHKEVRHYGNHEHDLGVVEDYEDFLQELSHVFQDVQTALRPGGYCCVIVMDLRKKSRFFPLHSDLAARLQEIGMIYDDLIIWNRQAEYNNLRPLGFPSVFRVNKVHEFILLMQKPKQ; translated from the coding sequence GTGTCGACTTCTGATCCGAAACCAGCCAAAAAGAAACGAACCAGAACGCTACCGCCTCCTTATAATTCCCTGGATGGTAAACGCTGGATTCAAAACTCGATCAGTGTCTGGAGCGACATCCGTAAATCGACCGAGGAAGGCCGACTCAAGCATCCTGCAATTTTCCCGGAGATGCTGGTAGAACGACTGATTGAGACCTTTCTCCCTCTGGATGGGGATGTCATTCTCGATCCCTTTGCCGGTTCGGGTAGTACGGTGATCACCGCGGAGAAGATGGGGAAAACGGGTGTGGGAGTGGAACTCTCGGCCGAGTACGCCGAGATCGCTGCCCGGAGACTGGCCGAACTGAGTGAGCTCACGGATGAGCCAGGTGATGGGGAAACCGTTTCCACTCGCTCGCGTATTCATCGTGGTTCCGCCTTGAATCTGACTGATTACGTCACTCCGGGCAGTGTGGATCTCTGTATCACCTCGCCCCCGTATTGGGACGTGCTCAACCAGCGCCGCTCCGCCGACCATAAAGAGGTCAGGCATTATGGAAATCATGAACACGATCTGGGTGTGGTGGAAGATTACGAAGACTTCCTGCAGGAATTATCTCATGTCTTTCAGGATGTGCAGACGGCGCTCAGACCAGGCGGCTACTGCTGTGTGATTGTGATGGATCTCCGCAAGAAAAGCCGCTTTTTTCCTCTGCACAGTGATCTCGCCGCCCGTCTGCAGGAGATCGGCATGATTTATGATGATCTGATCATCTGGAACCGCCAGGCAGAATACAATAATCTCAGACCACTCGGTTTTCCCTCGGTCTTTCGCGTGAATAAAGTCCATGAATTTATTCTGCTGATGCAAAAGCCAAAACAATAG
- a CDS encoding universal stress protein: MQNINSILVGVDLTHADRLVAEELNEQTAEAVERAIWVAALFNARLEFFAAMDLSAHTKHLLEEDRDHLTNNVEDEAHRVMSELIEQAKAKGVESSSKVAFGAPWREIILEVIREKHDMVLVGTRPHGFTGRLFGGTVMNLFRQCPCPVYAVKVDEEPEIPEIVVASDMSEVSSDILNFIVSSAQVADMKIHLVHAIDTRLDERLKGLGVNQETLKKCAEDIKSEIENELNEQLAQTDFRTLTYGVQVHVLEGSPDVAIPAFLAEHKVNLLAMGTLARSGLSGFFIGNTAERMLEKVNCSVLTFKPSDFVSPVVPE; this comes from the coding sequence ATGCAAAACATCAATTCCATTCTGGTCGGCGTCGATCTGACCCACGCGGATCGCCTGGTGGCAGAAGAGCTTAACGAGCAGACCGCGGAAGCTGTCGAACGTGCCATCTGGGTAGCAGCATTGTTCAATGCCCGGCTCGAATTCTTTGCAGCCATGGATCTTTCGGCCCATACCAAGCATCTGCTGGAAGAAGACCGAGATCACCTGACTAACAATGTCGAAGACGAAGCTCACCGCGTGATGAGTGAACTGATCGAACAAGCCAAAGCAAAGGGGGTAGAGAGTTCTTCTAAAGTCGCTTTCGGTGCTCCCTGGCGGGAAATTATTCTGGAAGTGATTCGCGAAAAGCATGACATGGTTCTGGTCGGCACACGGCCACATGGATTCACCGGACGCCTGTTTGGCGGCACCGTGATGAACCTCTTCCGACAGTGTCCCTGCCCGGTCTATGCTGTTAAAGTTGATGAAGAGCCCGAGATTCCGGAAATTGTCGTCGCCAGTGACATGAGCGAAGTCAGCAGCGATATTCTGAACTTCATCGTTTCGTCTGCTCAGGTGGCGGATATGAAAATCCATCTGGTACACGCGATTGATACACGGCTCGACGAACGACTGAAGGGGTTGGGAGTCAATCAGGAAACACTCAAAAAATGTGCTGAAGACATCAAATCTGAAATCGAAAACGAACTCAACGAACAATTGGCACAGACCGATTTTCGTACTCTGACTTATGGTGTGCAGGTACATGTGCTGGAAGGTTCCCCGGATGTGGCGATCCCGGCTTTCCTCGCTGAACACAAAGTCAATCTGCTCGCGATGGGCACACTCGCTCGTTCCGGTCTGAGCGGTTTCTTTATCGGTAACACTGCCGAACGAATGCTGGAAAAAGTCAATTGCTCCGTACTGACCTTTAAGCCGTCTGACTTCGTTTCGCCGGTTGTGCCTGAATAA
- a CDS encoding tetratricopeptide repeat protein: protein MPVYLITATDTRGKRDTHRVKAESAREACNDLEEQGFVDITLHSDDAFAAATNLFPDNKDVEEHLTAEDLVKMQYLSDFQQLLFTLRRAYWQSAWFYLLVIGVFAYRWYYKLGWFANPDDLDPIDIGVVVVMLWPLAISLWFTYLSPARKYKRLMQAFAWGHWDEVIDLSPTLVGKVPDYELACRHGVALAAQGEFDEGMKLVEPFEKDPDVPRWMYLGRLSELYEVVKDREQVIECHRLAYEAAPENPTAQLDYAYALLKYEENIPLAEQLMAEAEQEQLSELLKFLLPYFKGILALNQGRSGDAVKLFHECQENLLPIAHSEPMLQLIVDYNRAYLAIAMAEQGDAREAETLYNLVEPRLQALDSTLLMDRYAAAIRI from the coding sequence ATGCCCGTCTATCTGATCACCGCTACGGACACACGTGGAAAGCGAGACACCCATCGAGTGAAGGCGGAAAGTGCCCGCGAAGCCTGCAACGATCTGGAAGAGCAGGGGTTTGTTGATATCACGCTCCATAGCGATGATGCGTTTGCGGCCGCGACAAATCTGTTCCCTGATAACAAGGATGTGGAAGAGCATCTGACAGCAGAAGATCTGGTGAAGATGCAATATTTGAGCGATTTTCAGCAGCTGCTGTTTACGCTGAGGCGTGCCTATTGGCAATCTGCCTGGTTTTATCTGCTGGTAATCGGGGTCTTTGCTTACCGCTGGTATTACAAGTTAGGCTGGTTTGCCAATCCTGACGATCTGGACCCCATTGATATCGGTGTGGTTGTAGTGATGTTATGGCCGCTGGCGATCAGTCTCTGGTTCACGTATTTGTCACCGGCTCGAAAATACAAACGACTGATGCAGGCCTTTGCCTGGGGACACTGGGATGAAGTCATTGATCTCTCTCCAACCCTTGTTGGCAAAGTTCCCGACTACGAACTGGCCTGCCGTCATGGTGTCGCGCTTGCAGCGCAGGGAGAGTTTGATGAGGGAATGAAACTGGTCGAACCGTTTGAAAAGGATCCCGATGTCCCCCGCTGGATGTATCTGGGCAGACTGTCTGAGCTGTATGAGGTCGTCAAAGATCGCGAACAGGTGATTGAGTGTCACCGACTGGCATATGAAGCAGCTCCCGAAAATCCAACAGCTCAACTGGATTATGCCTATGCCTTACTCAAATATGAAGAAAATATACCACTGGCAGAACAACTGATGGCAGAAGCAGAGCAAGAGCAGCTGAGTGAACTGTTGAAATTTCTGCTTCCCTATTTCAAAGGAATCCTGGCACTGAATCAGGGGCGTAGCGGCGATGCAGTAAAGCTGTTTCACGAATGCCAGGAGAACCTGTTGCCCATCGCGCACAGTGAGCCGATGCTGCAGTTGATTGTCGATTACAACCGCGCCTATCTCGCAATTGCAATGGCTGAGCAGGGGGATGCCAGAGAGGCTGAAACACTTTACAACCTGGTGGAACCCCGATTGCAAGCACTGGACAGTACACTGCTCATGGATCGCTATGCCGCCGCGATTCGAATCTGA
- a CDS encoding DUF1559 domain-containing protein, with protein sequence MRTLRPISSPATGTRQLRTDSRQGFTLIELLVVIAIIAILIALLLPAVQQAREAARRTQCKNNLKQIGLAFHNFHDVYDRLPTGARDGAGSSYACCNATERAGWSWLYHILPYMEQSTIYDLGTDADPVGTYPLVGRKGVKAYYCPSRRKVTSYGSGYYRSDYAGNGGQREGGITSTLSLGKRGVVVRTDSKEVRINDIKDGASNTIMVAEKALNPDRHGLDGGDNEPWVNAGWDECVIRHGAGRTSAGVEYGLTPLPDVKAPTDTVAVTDKGGVSWTNWHPFFGSAHDGGMNACLADGSVRLISYNIDGDIMRRISLTDDREPLENF encoded by the coding sequence ATGAGGACGTTACGTCCAATTTCTTCCCCCGCTACCGGTACGCGTCAACTACGAACGGATTCCCGCCAGGGTTTCACTCTGATTGAACTGCTCGTCGTCATTGCTATCATCGCTATTCTGATTGCCCTGCTGTTACCAGCCGTGCAACAGGCCCGCGAAGCAGCTCGTCGTACACAATGTAAGAATAACCTGAAGCAGATTGGTCTCGCATTCCATAACTTCCATGATGTGTATGACCGCCTGCCCACTGGTGCACGCGACGGTGCCGGCTCTTCCTACGCCTGCTGTAACGCAACAGAACGTGCCGGCTGGAGTTGGCTGTATCACATCCTGCCTTACATGGAACAGTCCACGATTTACGACCTGGGAACCGATGCTGACCCGGTTGGTACCTATCCGCTGGTGGGACGCAAGGGCGTGAAAGCCTACTACTGCCCCAGTCGTCGTAAAGTGACCTCTTATGGCAGTGGTTATTACCGCAGCGACTATGCCGGTAACGGTGGTCAACGTGAGGGTGGTATCACCTCGACACTCAGCCTCGGTAAGCGTGGTGTGGTTGTGAGAACGGACTCTAAAGAAGTCCGCATCAACGACATTAAAGACGGTGCCTCGAATACGATTATGGTTGCGGAAAAAGCACTCAACCCAGATCGCCACGGTCTGGATGGGGGAGATAACGAGCCCTGGGTCAACGCCGGCTGGGATGAATGTGTCATCCGCCACGGTGCCGGACGGACCAGCGCCGGAGTAGAATACGGCCTGACTCCCCTGCCCGACGTGAAAGCGCCGACTGATACAGTTGCCGTTACCGACAAGGGTGGCGTCTCCTGGACCAATTGGCATCCCTTCTTCGGTTCCGCCCATGATGGTGGTATGAATGCCTGTCTGGCCGATGGCTCAGTTCGCCTCATCAGCTACAACATCGACGGCGACATCATGCGACGTATCAGCCTGACCGATGACCGGGAACCCCTGGAAAACTTCTAA